A window from Bos indicus isolate NIAB-ARS_2022 breed Sahiwal x Tharparkar chromosome 1, NIAB-ARS_B.indTharparkar_mat_pri_1.0, whole genome shotgun sequence encodes these proteins:
- the CEP19 gene encoding centrosomal protein of 19 kDa, whose amino-acid sequence MMCTAKKCGIRFQPPAIILIYENEIKGKSRQRIMPVRNFSKYSDCSRAAEQLKNNPRHKGYLEQVSLKQLEKLFSFLRGNLWGQSLAETMEQIQRETTIDPEEDLNKLDDKELAKRKSIMDELFEKNQKKKDDPNFVYDIEVEFPQDEQLQSCGWDTESAEEF is encoded by the exons ATGATGTGCACTGCCAAAAAATGTGGAATTAGGTTCCAGCCTCCGGCTATTATCTTAATCTACGAGAATGAAATTAAGGGGAAAAGTCGCCAGCGCATCATGCCAGTCCGAAACTTTTCCAAGTATTCAG ATTGCAGTAGAGCTGCTGAACAATTAAAGAATAATCCACGACACAAGGGTTACCTGGAACAGGTATCCCTGAAGCAGCTAGAGAAGTTATTCAGCTTTTTACGAGGTAACTTGTGGGGGCAGAGTCTGGCAGAAACAATGGAACAGATTCAACGGGAAACAACCATTGATCCTGAGGAAGACCTGAACAAACTAGATGACAAGGAACTTGCCAAAAGGAAGAGCATCATGGATGAACTTTTTGAGAAAAATCAGAAGAAGAAGGATGATCCAAATTTTGTCTACGATATTGAAGTGGAGTTCCCACAGGATGAACAGCTACAGTCCTGTGGCTGGGACACAGAGTCAGCTGAAGAGTTCTGA
- the PIGX gene encoding phosphatidylinositol-glycan biosynthesis class X protein, with amino-acid sequence MPGARLGGSQDSVRGSVSDSGSTELSQSNSPGARYCACAIPCSAPNREGEGRGDEGAGRRPIAIPEHLGAGSRETAGSQEQCEPCARSSDRILSPRALLGRAFSGVLAAPAVAVRAVAWLLLWEVAGFTCSPATTFNNTHFVSGIRATCSEIILRQEVLKDGFHRDLLTKVKFGESIEDLQTCRLLIKQYIPTGLFVDPYELASLRERNITEAVMVLENFNIEAPNYLSKESEVLIYARQDSQCIDCFQAFLPVHYRYHRPHVKDGETFIVVHNPDLLMYCDQEFPVLKCWAQSEVTAPCTLNSKDICQWNNMKYKSVYKNLTLQVPVGLTIHTSLVCSVTLLISILCSTLILVAVFKYGHFSL; translated from the exons ATGCCGGGAGCTCGGCTAGGCGGTTCCCAGGACAGCGTGCGGGGTTCAGTGTCAGACTCGGGGTCCACGGAGCTGTCCCAGAGCAACAGCCCCGGTGCACGTTACTGCGCTTGCGCCATTCCTTGCTCCGCCCCCAACCGTGAGGGCGAGGGGCGGGGCGACGAAGGGGCTGGACGACGGCCTATCGCTATCCCGGAACATTTAGGGGCGGGGAGCCGGGAAACCGCAGGATCGCAG GAGCAGTGTGAACCTTGTGCGCGTTCCTCTGATCGCATTTTATCCCCGCGTGCTCTTCTGGGGCGCGCGTTCTCCGGCGTCCTGGCTGCCCCAGCGGTGGCCGTCAGGGCAGTGGCCTGGCTGCTTCTCTGGGAGGTGGCTGGGTTCACCTGCTCGCCAGCCACAACGTTCAACAACACCCACTTCGTCTCCG GCATAAGGGCCACTTGTTCTGAAATTATTTTGAGACAAGAAGTTTTGAAAGATGGTTTCCACAG AGACCTGTTAACAAAAGTGAAATTTGGAGAAAGCATTGAGGACTTACAGACCTGCCGACTCTTAATTAAACAGTACATCCCAACAGGACTTTTTGTGGATCCGTATGAGTTGGCTTCATTACGAGAGAGAAACATAACAGAG GCAGTGATggttttggaaaattttaatataGAGGCTCCCAACTATTTGTCCAAGGAATCTGAAGTTCTCATTTATGCTAGACAAGATTCACAGTGCATTGATTGTTTCCAAGCTTTTTTGCCTGTGCACTATCGCTATCATCGGCCACAtgttaaagatggagaaactttTATTGTGGTCCATAACCCTGATTTATTGATGTATTGTGACCAAG AGTTTCCAGTCTTGAAATGCTGGGCTCAGTCAGAGGTGACAGCTCCTTGTACTTTGAACAGTAAGGATATCTGCCAATGGaacaatatgaaatataaatca GTATACAAGAATTTGACTCTACAAGTTCCAGTGGGGCTGACCATACATACCTCCTTAGTGTGTTCTGTGACTCTGCTCATTTCCATCCTGTGTTCTACTTTGATCCTTGTGGCTGTTTTCAAATATGGCCATTTTTCCCTATGA